Genomic DNA from Flavobacteriales bacterium:
GTGAGGAATGCATCCCAATTAGGATATTCATCGGGATGATCCAAACGGATATCGGCCATGACCGTGCTGAGGGTCTGCAGGAAAGAACTCCGCGCACTGACTACGGCCGCTCGCTGATCATTGGAGCGTATACGGAAGAGTACATCCCCTCTTTTGAATCGGTTCCCTGCTCTGAATCTTCCCCCATCGGGAAGCATCATACCCTGTACCTCGCTGTAAAGGACGACCCGGTCGATAGCCTCTACACGTCCCGTGGAGCGGATGGAGATGGGTATTTCGGCCAAGGCTACGGTATCCACAAATACTGTATTGACCTTCTCCACAGGAGTAGGGGCCGGTCGTTCGGGTGGAGTGCCGATGAAGTTGGAGGCCAATCGGGCCAATACAATGATGGCCAGAGCAACGGCTATGATGATGAGCTGTCGTTTTTTCATGGGTCGGAGGGCTCTAATATGTCTAGTGTGTTTTGAAGGATCTGCTGAAGCACCTGACGGGTCACCAGGCGGTCGTCTTCTGATATGCCATCCAGTACTGCTTCGAAAGTCTGGTCGAGGATGGGTCGGGCTCGATCGAGCATCTGCCTACCCGAAGGAGTCAAGAGCACGATATTCACTCGCTTATCCTCGGTACTGGCAGTGCGTTCCACAAAGCCCTTACGCTCCAGGGATTGTATCAATCGGGTCAGGGATCCTTTGTCTCTGCCGGTAAGTATGGCCAATTCGGATTGGTGAGTGCATCCACGTTCCAACTTGTGCAGAACGATGACCTGCTTGACCGTAAGGGCGATGCCACTCTCGGCCAAACGGCCGCACATCAGCATGTCGATATGCTTCATGGTCTTGCCCATAAAAGCGACCAAGGGGCGAGGAAATTCTAGATCGGTCTGTGACATCAGGGAGCGAAAGTATAAAAAAGGTTGCATATGCAACCAAATGTTCTTGAGAATATTTCAAGGGGGAGAATGGAAATAGAATGAAAGAAGCAGGCAGCCTTCGTCTAGGAATTACTTGCAAAGAACTTCACATTGTCAGATGGAAGGCGCAAATTTGAGCACCTAATAAAACAACCACACTATGATCACCCGGGATAGATTGATGATCGGCACTACGCTGAAGTATTCTTGGAAGAATCTCCTTTTCAGTTCGCTCTGTGCTCTGGCGGCCTATACCCTGCATGTGCCCTTGGGGATACAGGACTATTACATCCCGACCGAGGTGGTCTCCATTTTCGGTGTGGCACTGGCCATCATTCTGGCCTTCAAGAACGGTTCGGCCTATAGTCGCTGGTGGGAAGCGCGTCAGATATGGGGTGGGATCATCAACGATTCTCGGAATTGGGCGCGTCAGGTCATCACCTGCCTGAACTCCATACCCGCTCCAGGTGAAGAAGGGCGCGAATTGCAAAGCTTAATCGACCGACAGATCGCATGGGTATATGCCCTCAAAATGAGACTGCGTAAGATCGATGACCAGGCACAATGGGACAAAGAAGTAGGACCTTACCTGAATAAGAAGGAATACACCGATCTGCAGAAGGTCAGTAACCCGGTCACACATTTGGGATATGAGCAGGGTCGTGCGATCAAAAGTCTTCTCAACGCTGAGGAAGTCGACCTCTTTGTGTATCTGGAGATGCAAGCCACGCTCAATCGTCTGGTCAGTCACCAAGGTTCGGCCGAACGGATCAAGAACACCCCGCTTCCTATGCCCTATGAATATTATACCCGGGCCTTCCTCTATCTATTCATCTTCATGTTCCCTTTTGCATTCATCAAAGTCTTCATCAGCGTGAACAGTGAGATCCTCATCGTTCCCATATCGGTGATCGTGGGTTGGATGTTCCATCAGATATACATATTCGGAGTGGTGCTTTCCAGACCCTTTGAGAACTGGAATACCGATGTGGCACTGGATTCCATAACGCGCACCATCGAGATCGACCTCAAGGAGGCCATGAATGAAGAGCATGTGCCGGAGATGCTCCAGCCGGTGGACGGTGTATTGAATTGATAGTTTCTCATGGGGGCCCAAAAGAACAAAGGCCGCCATCCTTTCGGATGCGGCCCTTGAACCATGAGTACTGATCGAGATCAATCAGCTTTGCGTCCGAGCATGAGCAGTTCGTTGCCCACGACTTCCGTCACATAGCGCGTTTCACCTTCTTTGGTCTCATAGCTGCGGGAGGTGAGCTTCCCTTCGATAGCGACCTCAGCACCTTTGGCAAGGAATTTCTCAGCGATGTCAGCCGTCTTGCCGAAGAAGACCACATTATGCCACTGGGTGTTCTGCACTTTCTCGCCCTCTTTATTCGTATAGGTCTCGTTAGTGGCCAAAGACATGGTAGCCTTCTTATTTCCATTCTCGAATACGTGGACTTGCGGGTCATTACCAAGGTTTCCGATGAGTTGTACTTTGTTTCTAAGCGTGTTCATGATAACGTGATTTAATTGTTCGTGTATGTATTTGTATTCTGTTGCCGCTGTCTATTTCTGATTGCGACACCGCAAAGAAGAGGAGTGTGGAACGGCCTAGTCGAAGTATACCCGTTTAGCATACGTTTAATGTCGTTTATAAACGTTTAAAAACGGATATATAGCGGACATTCAGAGGGTTGTGTGAAAATTCATCAAACTCA
This window encodes:
- a CDS encoding hydrogenase, which translates into the protein MITRDRLMIGTTLKYSWKNLLFSSLCALAAYTLHVPLGIQDYYIPTEVVSIFGVALAIILAFKNGSAYSRWWEARQIWGGIINDSRNWARQVITCLNSIPAPGEEGRELQSLIDRQIAWVYALKMRLRKIDDQAQWDKEVGPYLNKKEYTDLQKVSNPVTHLGYEQGRAIKSLLNAEEVDLFVYLEMQATLNRLVSHQGSAERIKNTPLPMPYEYYTRAFLYLFIFMFPFAFIKVFISVNSEILIVPISVIVGWMFHQIYIFGVVLSRPFENWNTDVALDSITRTIEIDLKEAMNEEHVPEMLQPVDGVLN
- the ssb gene encoding single-stranded DNA-binding protein produces the protein MNTLRNKVQLIGNLGNDPQVHVFENGNKKATMSLATNETYTNKEGEKVQNTQWHNVVFFGKTADIAEKFLAKGAEVAIEGKLTSRSYETKEGETRYVTEVVGNELLMLGRKAD
- a CDS encoding MarR family transcriptional regulator, which encodes MSQTDLEFPRPLVAFMGKTMKHIDMLMCGRLAESGIALTVKQVIVLHKLERGCTHQSELAILTGRDKGSLTRLIQSLERKGFVERTASTEDKRVNIVLLTPSGRQMLDRARPILDQTFEAVLDGISEDDRLVTRQVLQQILQNTLDILEPSDP